One window from the genome of Cyclobacterium amurskyense encodes:
- a CDS encoding PVC-type heme-binding CxxCH protein: MKNLGIIAFAMLIWMSCGTKSNRIELSDGPRRAEILFLGHESTHHDSEKLMPILARHLFQKGINLTYTADPNDLNEEKLRLYDGLMIYANHEAISAEQEVALKNYVEGGKALIPIHSASFCFQNSDWFIKTVGGQFSSHGTGEFSTSITDPSHPVMEGISSFTTWDETYVHSQLNKDMTILMERTEGDRKEPYTWVREQGKGRVFYTAYGHDERTWNQPEFQKLVANGVLWAIGDKVAKQVAEFDIPQPQFEDAEIPNYENNDPAPRYQLPLSPEESMKLVQVPVGFELQLFASEPDIINPMAIAWDDKGRLYVIETSDYPNEVRKEGGNDKIKILEDTDGDGKADKITVFADGLNIPTSMVYVNGGILLSMAPDFLFLKDTNGDDKADIRETIITGWGKSDTHAGPSNLKYGFDNKIWGVLGYSGFKGETEGRALSFSQGVYRFSPDGSNLEFLGNTSNNTWGLGFTEEFNTFISTANGQHSAYLAMPNKFVKRPVNGGSVNAVHGIDSHYDMPHLTPFLRQVDWHGSYTAAAGHNFYTARSFPKNYWNKVAFVAEPTGRVLHNAIISPEGSGFKEKNGFNLLASSDEWFSPVHAEVGPDGALWVADWYNFIIQHNPTPKGFENGEGNAYINPLRDSKHGRIYRLIYKGGDYKTMNIDPLNNNDLISGLKSDNMFWRMTAQKLIVENQNTSIIEDLLQLIADQSVDEIGLNSPAVHALWALHGTGALDGSNVKAMEVAIKALKHPAAGVRKNAIRVLPKSEEVLKAILDANLIKDKDLNTRKEALLAIAEMPSSPDVSDLLLAASQDDENASDEYIPQALFAATITHPSAFDPSSTALQQIDKADSLLTLEERVAKSLIEEQYSLDRRSGVPFPPQIAGKEIRIQATLSKTAKPLEGIIVAQGNKTNGYSLYIQNNTIYWLVKQNGKTYQAVSRGKIPNQQFVLQASLENSGKMEISIDDIALAKSNAQGLFTENFDQDRVRIGHDNMGSSQVGDYKDRFYFNGRMNSRASYLNLKVPILGDEPESLESEQAQSPTNNAGAVTIKMGVIAHEMKFDKASFKVKAGQQVTIDFVNNDFMQHNLLVGKSGSLEIIGKAADELARDPKGIDMNFVPKIPEIIAATPLVNPEGNESLVFTAPSTPGEYPFLCTVPGHWRIMNGIMIVE; the protein is encoded by the coding sequence ATGAAAAACCTAGGGATAATTGCCTTTGCCATGCTGATTTGGATGTCATGTGGCACCAAATCTAACAGGATTGAACTATCAGATGGGCCAAGGAGGGCAGAAATACTATTTCTCGGCCACGAAAGCACGCATCATGATTCTGAAAAATTAATGCCCATACTTGCCAGGCATTTATTCCAAAAAGGAATCAACCTAACTTACACTGCTGACCCTAACGACCTTAACGAAGAAAAATTAAGACTTTATGATGGGCTTATGATCTATGCCAATCATGAGGCTATTTCAGCAGAACAAGAAGTAGCGCTTAAAAATTATGTTGAGGGTGGTAAAGCTTTGATTCCTATTCACAGTGCCTCATTTTGTTTCCAAAATTCTGATTGGTTTATAAAAACTGTGGGAGGGCAATTTTCTTCTCATGGAACGGGTGAATTTAGTACTTCTATTACAGATCCCTCTCATCCTGTGATGGAGGGGATATCTTCTTTCACTACTTGGGATGAGACCTATGTGCACAGTCAATTAAACAAAGACATGACCATCTTGATGGAAAGGACTGAGGGAGATAGAAAAGAACCCTACACCTGGGTAAGAGAACAAGGAAAAGGACGTGTTTTTTATACAGCTTATGGTCATGACGAAAGAACGTGGAATCAACCTGAATTTCAAAAATTAGTTGCCAATGGTGTATTATGGGCTATCGGAGACAAGGTGGCTAAACAGGTGGCTGAGTTTGATATACCTCAACCTCAATTTGAGGATGCGGAAATCCCCAATTATGAAAACAATGACCCTGCCCCTAGGTACCAACTTCCACTTTCACCTGAAGAATCAATGAAATTGGTGCAGGTCCCTGTAGGTTTTGAATTGCAGCTTTTTGCTTCAGAACCAGACATTATCAACCCAATGGCCATTGCATGGGATGATAAGGGACGGCTTTATGTCATTGAAACATCAGACTACCCCAATGAAGTAAGAAAAGAAGGGGGCAATGATAAAATCAAAATCCTAGAGGATACAGATGGTGATGGAAAAGCCGATAAAATCACTGTTTTTGCAGATGGCCTAAATATTCCTACTAGCATGGTCTATGTCAATGGAGGTATATTGCTTTCCATGGCTCCAGATTTCCTGTTTCTAAAAGACACCAATGGGGACGATAAGGCAGATATTAGGGAAACCATCATTACAGGCTGGGGAAAAAGTGACACCCATGCTGGTCCTTCGAATTTAAAATATGGTTTTGACAATAAGATTTGGGGTGTTTTAGGTTACTCCGGTTTTAAAGGAGAAACAGAGGGCAGAGCCTTGTCCTTTAGTCAGGGAGTTTACCGATTTTCTCCTGACGGCAGCAACCTTGAGTTCCTCGGAAATACCAGCAACAATACCTGGGGTTTAGGTTTCACTGAAGAATTTAATACTTTTATTTCTACTGCAAATGGCCAGCACAGCGCTTATCTTGCTATGCCCAATAAATTTGTAAAACGACCTGTAAATGGAGGCTCGGTCAACGCTGTTCATGGTATAGACAGCCATTATGATATGCCACACCTTACCCCATTTTTACGTCAGGTAGATTGGCATGGCAGTTATACAGCTGCAGCCGGACACAATTTTTACACCGCTAGAAGTTTTCCCAAAAATTACTGGAACAAAGTCGCTTTTGTGGCAGAACCTACGGGTAGGGTTTTACACAATGCCATAATAAGCCCTGAAGGCTCAGGTTTTAAAGAAAAGAATGGCTTTAACTTATTAGCGAGTTCGGACGAATGGTTTTCTCCTGTTCATGCTGAAGTGGGACCTGATGGAGCACTTTGGGTAGCAGATTGGTACAATTTCATTATTCAACACAACCCAACTCCAAAGGGATTTGAAAACGGGGAAGGCAATGCCTATATCAATCCACTTCGAGACTCCAAACACGGTAGAATCTACCGACTGATCTATAAAGGAGGAGATTACAAAACGATGAACATCGATCCTTTAAATAACAATGACCTTATAAGTGGCTTGAAAAGTGACAATATGTTCTGGAGGATGACCGCTCAGAAGCTTATTGTAGAAAACCAAAATACATCGATAATAGAAGATTTACTCCAACTTATAGCTGACCAATCTGTAGATGAAATCGGATTAAATTCTCCAGCCGTTCATGCCTTATGGGCCCTGCATGGAACAGGTGCTTTGGATGGCAGTAATGTAAAAGCTATGGAAGTTGCAATAAAGGCGCTGAAACACCCTGCTGCCGGAGTTAGAAAAAATGCCATTCGGGTATTGCCTAAAAGCGAAGAGGTATTAAAAGCAATTTTAGATGCTAATCTGATTAAGGATAAAGACCTTAACACCCGAAAAGAGGCATTGCTTGCCATTGCAGAAATGCCTTCTTCCCCAGATGTTTCAGATTTACTTTTAGCTGCCAGTCAAGATGATGAAAATGCTTCTGATGAATATATTCCTCAAGCCTTATTTGCAGCAACAATCACCCATCCTTCTGCTTTTGATCCTTCTTCAACTGCACTTCAGCAGATTGACAAAGCCGATTCATTATTGACTTTAGAAGAGCGAGTAGCCAAGAGCCTTATCGAAGAACAATACAGTTTAGATAGAAGATCTGGAGTTCCGTTTCCACCACAAATAGCTGGTAAGGAAATTAGAATTCAGGCCACCTTAAGCAAAACGGCTAAACCTTTGGAAGGGATAATCGTGGCACAGGGTAACAAAACCAATGGTTATAGTTTGTATATTCAAAACAATACCATATACTGGTTGGTAAAACAAAATGGAAAAACCTACCAGGCTGTTTCAAGAGGAAAAATACCCAATCAACAATTTGTATTACAAGCAAGCCTAGAGAATAGTGGAAAAATGGAAATAAGCATTGATGACATTGCCCTTGCAAAAAGCAATGCCCAAGGCCTTTTCACTGAGAATTTTGACCAGGACAGGGTTAGAATCGGACATGACAATATGGGTTCTTCTCAGGTAGGGGATTACAAGGATCGTTTTTACTTTAATGGAAGAATGAATTCAAGGGCATCTTACCTCAACCTTAAAGTACCAATATTAGGTGATGAACCTGAATCACTTGAATCAGAACAAGCTCAGTCTCCAACAAACAATGCAGGTGCAGTAACAATCAAAATGGGAGTCATTGCTCATGAAATGAAATTTGATAAAGCCAGCTTCAAGGTAAAAGCAGGGCAACAGGTAACCATTGATTTCGTAAACAATGACTTCATGCAACACAACCTGTTGGTAGGTAAATCAGGGAGTTTAGAAATCATCGGCAAAGCTGCGGACGAATTGGCTAGAGACCCCAAGGGCATTGACATGAATTTTGTCCCAAAGATACCAGAGATAATTGCTGCTACTCCATTGGTAAATCCTGAAGGTAATGAAAGCTTGGTATTCACTGCTCCAAGTACCCCTGGAGAATACCCTTTTCTTTGTACAGTCCCAGGACATTGGAGAATTATGAATGGAATAATGATTGTAGAATAG